From Deferrisoma camini S3R1, the proteins below share one genomic window:
- a CDS encoding methyl-accepting chemotaxis protein, producing MNIAGKMTVLAVAGVVALGAITAITSSMALRESGQTEIREVRARMMEAKKEKLKDLVRGVEAVVRQAYQDARDPKKIAELYRDRLQELVDTAYTAIESVYNDPNLDETQKKEKAKEVVKGLRYGKSGYFWINDVNYMMIMHPIKPQLDGKNLSDLQDVNGKKLFVEFVKACQSSPEGAGFVDYMWPKPGSDQPVPKLSYVKLFKPWGWIIGTGVYLEAAEEEIQQDVLRVIADMRYGKDGSDYFWVNDMNSVVLMHPIKPSLNGKDLSGLQDKKGTYIFREFVRVCRENGEGYVPYYWPKPGSDEPVQKLSYVKLFKPWGWVIGTGVYVDDVEAEVAAVGRRIEDRVHRSIWTQVGAIALVTLIAGVLTFVLARRFSQPIRNTTAMLKDVAEGEGDLTKRIEIQSQDELGEMSRWFNTFVGKMQEMIREVKENAEEVGRSSKGLTELASHMSQGADEMFGRSNTVAAAAEEMSSNMANVAAAMEQATTNLGVISTAVEQMTSTIREIAQNTEKASTVTAQAVTVSRSASERVGELGEAARLIGKVTETINEISEQTKLLALNATIEAARAGEAGKGFAVVANEIKELARQTAEATGEIRERVEGIQGSTSATVTEIGEITRVIEEVNEIVTTIAAAVEEQSSTAREIADNVTQAAQGVEEVNTNVAQTAEVSRDIAREIADVSQAASEMSNSTSQVQAAAEDLSRGADDLQERMARFKV from the coding sequence ATGAACATCGCAGGAAAAATGACGGTGCTGGCGGTCGCGGGGGTGGTGGCGTTGGGGGCCATCACGGCGATCACCAGCTCCATGGCCCTCCGGGAGAGCGGCCAGACCGAGATCCGGGAGGTCCGGGCGCGAATGATGGAGGCGAAGAAGGAGAAGCTCAAGGACCTGGTTCGGGGGGTGGAGGCGGTGGTCCGCCAGGCCTACCAGGACGCCAGGGACCCGAAGAAGATCGCCGAGCTGTACCGGGACCGGCTCCAGGAGCTTGTGGATACGGCCTACACGGCCATCGAGTCCGTGTACAACGACCCGAACCTGGACGAGACCCAGAAGAAGGAGAAGGCCAAGGAGGTGGTCAAGGGGCTTCGGTACGGGAAGTCGGGGTACTTTTGGATCAACGACGTCAACTACATGATGATCATGCACCCGATCAAGCCCCAGCTCGACGGCAAGAACCTCTCGGACCTGCAGGACGTGAACGGCAAGAAGCTGTTCGTGGAGTTCGTGAAGGCGTGCCAGTCCTCTCCCGAAGGCGCCGGGTTCGTGGACTACATGTGGCCCAAGCCGGGCAGCGACCAGCCGGTGCCCAAGCTCTCGTACGTGAAGCTGTTCAAACCCTGGGGCTGGATCATCGGCACCGGCGTGTACCTGGAGGCGGCCGAGGAAGAGATCCAGCAGGACGTTCTTCGCGTCATCGCGGACATGCGCTACGGCAAGGACGGCAGCGACTACTTCTGGGTCAACGACATGAACTCGGTGGTGCTGATGCACCCCATCAAGCCGTCGTTGAACGGAAAGGATCTGTCCGGTCTCCAGGACAAAAAGGGAACGTACATTTTCCGGGAGTTCGTCCGGGTGTGCCGCGAGAACGGGGAAGGGTATGTTCCCTACTACTGGCCCAAGCCGGGGAGTGACGAGCCGGTTCAGAAACTGTCGTACGTGAAGTTGTTCAAGCCCTGGGGATGGGTCATCGGCACCGGCGTGTACGTGGACGACGTGGAGGCAGAGGTGGCCGCGGTCGGCCGGCGGATCGAGGACCGGGTCCATAGGTCGATCTGGACCCAGGTGGGGGCCATCGCCTTGGTGACCCTGATCGCGGGCGTGCTGACCTTCGTGCTGGCCCGGAGGTTCTCGCAGCCCATCCGGAACACCACGGCCATGCTCAAGGACGTGGCCGAGGGCGAAGGGGATCTCACGAAGCGCATCGAGATACAGAGCCAGGATGAACTCGGGGAGATGTCCCGGTGGTTCAACACCTTCGTGGGCAAAATGCAGGAGATGATCCGCGAGGTGAAGGAGAACGCCGAGGAGGTGGGCCGGTCGTCAAAGGGCCTCACCGAGCTTGCGAGCCACATGTCCCAGGGGGCGGACGAGATGTTCGGCCGGTCCAACACGGTGGCGGCCGCGGCCGAGGAGATGAGCTCGAACATGGCCAACGTGGCGGCGGCCATGGAGCAGGCCACCACCAACCTGGGGGTGATCTCCACCGCGGTGGAGCAGATGACCTCCACGATCCGCGAGATCGCCCAGAACACGGAGAAGGCGAGCACCGTCACCGCTCAGGCGGTCACGGTGTCCCGGAGCGCTTCCGAGCGGGTCGGGGAGCTGGGGGAGGCGGCGCGGCTGATCGGCAAGGTCACCGAGACGATCAACGAGATCAGCGAGCAGACCAAGCTGCTGGCCCTGAACGCCACGATCGAGGCGGCCCGGGCGGGCGAGGCCGGAAAGGGGTTCGCGGTGGTGGCCAACGAGATCAAGGAGCTGGCCCGGCAGACCGCGGAGGCCACCGGCGAGATCCGGGAGCGGGTCGAGGGGATCCAGGGGTCCACGTCGGCCACGGTGACCGAGATCGGGGAGATCACCCGGGTGATCGAGGAGGTGAACGAGATCGTGACGACGATCGCGGCCGCGGTGGAGGAGCAGTCGTCCACGGCCCGGGAGATCGCGGACAACGTGACCCAGGCGGCCCAGGGCGTGGAAGAGGTGAACACGAACGTGGCGCAGACCGCCGAGGTGAGCCGGGACATCGCCCGGGAGATCGCCGACGTGAGCCAGGCGGCCAGCGAGATGTCGAACTCCACCAGTCAGGTCCAGGCCGCGGCCGAGGACCTGAGCCGGGGGGCCGACGATCTGCAGGAACGCATGGCCAGGTTCAAAGTGTGA
- a CDS encoding methyl-accepting chemotaxis protein codes for MRWRLSFRQKVWVSVGVAVVGMAGITVAASVGLTAVGARVRQVGGATEALRAVADAEIAALRIASEVTHMTSDKIEAFRSNVAEVRDGVRADLDSVAQGAAGPLASALSGLSQAVGRLAGDLSGWADGMEQLGFGPEEGTRKEFAAVEEELAEKVRWFSYLREALVPCREDAKNLFLHRDPGLIQKFGEDLDVLVSKLRDQKMEDYKGNASETLGETVERYREAFTRMADEAVAVWRAEEAIGRSLEEVKGRARDAKEAVASLVTTARAEAEASARRTRMSTAGGSVVVGAVLLGVLLWLGTATTRALNRTVDILKDMAQGEGDLTRRLPYRVPVCSEVWNCGAEDCPSYGVDDPCWSHSGTMQPLEENVRCREVLDGKVSDCRECPVYAKARSYEVDEFDRMAHWFNLFLDKVRVVVEGVKTASQRVAQVSEGTSGAVGQIADAVGRSARETGAMAGGTGELADSLEEVDGRVNSANSTLADVADATRQMADTIGEIAKSTETARQTTTGAVTQARQATERVANLTKAADRIASVTQTINEISEQTRLLALNATIEAARAGESGKGFAVVANEIKELARQTAEATEQIRERIEAIVGSTQATSADIESVAQGIAQVEEVVAGIAAAVEEQSVTTKHIADGVGEAAGELDASARQVTGVTDRSRQVSRDLSGVAEAVERASREADGVREQMEQLVETARSLSRLVARFQV; via the coding sequence ATGAGGTGGCGCCTGTCGTTTCGCCAAAAGGTGTGGGTGTCGGTGGGGGTGGCCGTGGTGGGCATGGCGGGGATCACGGTGGCGGCATCGGTGGGGCTCACGGCGGTGGGGGCCCGGGTACGCCAGGTGGGGGGGGCCACCGAGGCCCTCCGGGCGGTGGCGGACGCCGAGATCGCGGCCCTGCGGATCGCCTCGGAGGTCACCCACATGACCTCCGACAAGATCGAAGCCTTCCGGTCGAACGTGGCCGAGGTGCGGGACGGGGTCCGGGCGGACCTGGACTCGGTGGCCCAGGGCGCCGCCGGCCCGTTGGCCTCGGCCCTGTCGGGTCTGTCCCAGGCCGTGGGACGGTTGGCCGGTGACCTGAGCGGGTGGGCCGACGGAATGGAGCAGCTGGGGTTCGGCCCGGAGGAGGGCACCCGCAAGGAGTTCGCGGCCGTGGAGGAGGAGCTGGCCGAGAAGGTCCGGTGGTTCTCGTACCTCCGCGAGGCGTTGGTGCCGTGCCGGGAGGACGCCAAGAACCTCTTCCTGCACCGTGACCCCGGGCTCATCCAGAAGTTCGGCGAGGACCTCGACGTGCTGGTCTCCAAGCTCCGGGACCAGAAAATGGAGGACTACAAGGGCAACGCCTCCGAGACGCTGGGTGAGACGGTGGAGCGGTACCGGGAGGCCTTCACCCGCATGGCGGACGAGGCGGTGGCGGTGTGGCGGGCCGAGGAAGCGATCGGCCGGTCCCTGGAGGAGGTGAAGGGCCGGGCCCGCGATGCCAAGGAAGCCGTGGCGAGCCTGGTCACGACGGCCCGGGCCGAGGCCGAGGCGTCGGCCCGGCGCACCCGCATGAGCACCGCGGGCGGCTCGGTCGTGGTCGGGGCGGTGCTCCTGGGCGTACTGCTTTGGCTCGGTACGGCGACCACCCGGGCCTTGAACCGCACCGTGGACATCTTGAAGGACATGGCCCAGGGCGAGGGCGACCTCACCCGCCGGCTGCCCTACCGGGTTCCGGTGTGCTCCGAGGTGTGGAACTGCGGTGCCGAGGACTGCCCCTCGTACGGGGTGGACGACCCCTGCTGGAGCCACTCGGGCACCATGCAGCCCCTTGAAGAGAACGTGCGGTGCCGGGAGGTGTTGGACGGAAAGGTCTCCGACTGCCGGGAGTGCCCCGTGTACGCCAAGGCCCGCTCCTACGAGGTGGACGAGTTCGACCGCATGGCCCACTGGTTCAACCTGTTCCTCGACAAGGTCCGGGTCGTGGTCGAGGGGGTGAAGACCGCCTCGCAACGGGTGGCCCAGGTGTCCGAAGGGACCTCGGGCGCCGTGGGCCAGATCGCAGACGCGGTGGGGCGGTCGGCCCGGGAGACGGGGGCCATGGCAGGGGGCACGGGAGAGCTGGCCGACTCCCTGGAGGAGGTGGACGGACGGGTCAACTCGGCGAACTCCACCCTTGCCGACGTGGCCGATGCCACCCGCCAGATGGCCGACACCATCGGAGAGATCGCCAAGAGCACCGAGACGGCCCGGCAGACCACCACCGGGGCGGTGACCCAGGCCCGGCAGGCCACGGAGCGCGTGGCGAACCTCACCAAAGCGGCCGACCGGATCGCCTCGGTCACCCAGACGATCAACGAGATCAGCGAGCAGACCCGGCTGCTCGCCCTGAACGCCACCATCGAGGCGGCCCGGGCCGGGGAGTCGGGCAAGGGGTTCGCGGTGGTCGCCAACGAGATCAAGGAGCTGGCCCGGCAGACCGCCGAGGCCACCGAGCAGATCCGGGAGCGCATCGAGGCCATCGTGGGATCCACCCAGGCCACCAGCGCGGACATCGAGTCCGTGGCCCAGGGCATCGCCCAGGTGGAGGAGGTGGTGGCCGGCATCGCGGCGGCCGTCGAAGAGCAGTCGGTGACCACGAAGCACATCGCCGACGGAGTGGGCGAGGCGGCGGGCGAGCTGGACGCCTCGGCCCGGCAGGTGACCGGGGTCACGGACCGATCGCGGCAGGTGTCCCGGGATCTGTCCGGCGTGGCCGAGGCCGTGGAACGGGCCAGCCGCGAGGCCGACGGCGTGCGGGAGCAGATGGAGCAGCTGGTGGAGACGGCCCGGAGCCTTTCGAGGCTGGTGGCCCGATTCCAGGTATAG
- a CDS encoding hybrid sensor histidine kinase/response regulator, translated as MTILDDETLQMYVEESLDHLEDIESDLLAIEQAGAGADEELVNKVFRAAHSIKGGAGFLGLTAINQLAHKLENVLGLFRSKELVPNPDVINLLLQGFDRLRDLLQDVDGGRDADVSELVVALEGLTTANVPEERKPTVSERVQVVLDGRGPVFTVSRFELEQATKGGKNLYVFEYDLIHDVQRQGRSPLTVLQELEDGGVILDAKVDLGVVGGLDSEALPRALPFLVLYATIVGTDIASGVFDLPEERIHVLGEANLQDAPPEPVAPEKEPTTLVATPAAAPDPAPAAPQDPGPSHPDPKPAPQGETARSKDHGRPAETSIRVHVSLLENLMTLAGELVLSRNQLLQAVTTGAAGVDRIAQRIDLITSELQETIMLTRMQPVGKIFGKFPRVVRDLARKLGKEVELEVEGNEVELDKTIIEGLNDPLTHLVRNAVDHGLETPSERLAAGKPAKGRVSLRAFHEAGHVNIEISDDGRGIDAEKIVAKAIEKGLVGAEQARAMSEKEKVGLIFLPGFSTAEQVTDVSGRGVGMDVVKTNLDKLGGVVDIDSAPGRGTTVRIKLPLTLAIIPSQIVAAGGQAFAIPQVNMDELLRIPASQVKERIEIVGDAEVVRLRDRLLPLVRLADVLGLSPKYRDPATGEEREDRRRSLADRRGRRLSLDDPGTDPDEAASQHEDRRGGPDRRTASAVNIVVANAGAFQYGLVVDELLDAEEIVVKPLGRHLKGCGCYAGATIMGSGRVALILDVPGVARLAQLTSVEGSARAAEVKQQARRGAVGEEHLLLFRYAPTERFALPLDVVQRIERVKRDDIATVGGRRVLQYKGGILPLLALDDVAQVGVPDEDAEPVVLVVRLPGRSAGLLATGPVDAYQGRIEVDRETLVQAGIAGSTVIEGETVLVVDVVDVARRSYPDWFQAYEAEETDAREGATLLVAEDSAFFRGQVAGFFREAGYAVLEAEDGQEAWDILCREGERIDAVVTDIEMPNMDGLALTRKIRADERFRHLPVVALTTLAEDEDIARGREAGVTDYQVKLDRDELLASVARILRTEEYA; from the coding sequence ATGACGATCCTCGACGACGAAACCTTGCAGATGTACGTGGAGGAGTCCCTGGACCACCTGGAGGACATCGAGTCCGACCTGCTGGCCATCGAGCAGGCCGGTGCCGGCGCCGACGAGGAGCTGGTGAACAAGGTGTTCCGGGCGGCCCACTCCATCAAGGGCGGTGCCGGGTTCCTGGGGCTCACGGCCATCAACCAGCTGGCCCACAAGCTGGAGAACGTGCTGGGCCTGTTCCGGAGCAAGGAGCTGGTCCCCAACCCCGACGTGATCAACCTGCTCCTCCAGGGGTTCGACCGCCTCAGGGATCTGCTGCAGGACGTGGACGGGGGGCGGGACGCGGACGTGTCGGAGCTGGTGGTGGCCCTGGAGGGGTTGACCACGGCCAATGTGCCCGAGGAGCGCAAGCCCACGGTGTCCGAGCGGGTGCAGGTGGTGCTCGACGGCCGCGGCCCGGTGTTCACCGTGAGCCGGTTCGAGCTGGAGCAGGCGACCAAGGGTGGGAAAAACCTCTACGTGTTCGAGTACGACCTGATCCACGACGTGCAGCGCCAGGGGCGCTCCCCTCTCACGGTGCTCCAGGAGCTGGAGGACGGGGGCGTCATCCTCGACGCCAAGGTGGACCTGGGGGTCGTGGGCGGGCTGGACTCGGAGGCCCTACCCCGGGCGCTCCCGTTCCTGGTGCTCTATGCCACCATCGTGGGGACCGACATCGCCTCGGGCGTGTTCGACCTGCCCGAGGAACGGATCCACGTGCTGGGGGAGGCGAACCTCCAGGACGCCCCGCCCGAGCCGGTGGCGCCCGAGAAGGAGCCCACCACCCTCGTGGCCACCCCCGCGGCCGCGCCCGATCCGGCACCGGCAGCTCCCCAGGACCCCGGCCCCTCCCACCCGGACCCGAAGCCAGCGCCCCAGGGGGAAACCGCGCGTTCCAAGGACCACGGCAGACCGGCCGAGACCAGCATCCGCGTTCACGTGAGCCTGCTGGAGAACCTGATGACCCTGGCCGGCGAGCTGGTGTTGAGCCGCAACCAGCTCCTGCAGGCCGTCACCACCGGCGCCGCCGGCGTGGACCGGATCGCCCAGCGCATCGACCTGATCACCTCCGAGCTCCAGGAGACGATCATGCTCACCCGGATGCAGCCGGTGGGCAAGATCTTCGGCAAGTTCCCCCGGGTGGTGCGCGATCTGGCCCGGAAGCTGGGCAAAGAGGTCGAGCTGGAGGTCGAGGGCAACGAGGTCGAGCTGGACAAAACCATCATCGAGGGCCTGAACGACCCCCTGACCCACCTGGTGCGAAACGCGGTGGATCACGGGCTGGAGACCCCCAGCGAGCGGCTGGCCGCCGGAAAGCCGGCCAAGGGCCGGGTCTCCCTGCGAGCGTTCCACGAGGCCGGCCACGTGAACATCGAGATCTCGGACGACGGCCGGGGGATCGACGCCGAGAAGATCGTCGCCAAGGCGATCGAGAAGGGCCTGGTGGGAGCGGAGCAGGCCCGGGCCATGTCCGAGAAGGAGAAGGTGGGGCTGATCTTTCTGCCCGGCTTCTCCACGGCCGAGCAGGTCACGGACGTGTCCGGCCGGGGGGTGGGCATGGACGTGGTGAAGACCAACCTGGACAAGTTGGGGGGGGTGGTGGACATCGACTCGGCGCCGGGCCGGGGGACCACGGTTCGGATCAAGCTGCCCCTGACCCTGGCTATCATCCCCAGCCAGATCGTGGCCGCCGGGGGCCAGGCCTTCGCGATCCCCCAGGTCAACATGGACGAGCTCCTGCGTATCCCGGCGTCGCAGGTGAAGGAGCGCATCGAGATCGTGGGGGACGCCGAGGTGGTGCGGCTGCGGGACCGGCTGCTTCCCCTGGTGCGGTTGGCGGACGTGCTCGGGTTGTCTCCCAAGTACCGCGATCCGGCCACGGGCGAGGAACGGGAGGACCGGCGGCGGTCCCTGGCCGACCGCAGGGGGAGACGTCTCTCGCTGGACGATCCGGGGACGGACCCGGACGAGGCGGCGTCCCAACACGAGGACCGGCGCGGGGGGCCCGATCGCCGGACCGCCAGCGCGGTGAACATCGTGGTGGCCAACGCCGGCGCGTTCCAATACGGCCTGGTCGTGGACGAGCTCCTGGACGCAGAGGAGATCGTGGTGAAGCCGCTCGGCCGACACCTGAAGGGGTGCGGGTGTTACGCAGGCGCCACCATCATGGGAAGCGGGCGGGTGGCCCTGATCCTGGACGTGCCGGGGGTGGCCCGCCTCGCCCAGCTCACCAGCGTGGAGGGATCGGCCCGGGCCGCTGAGGTGAAACAGCAGGCCCGGCGTGGCGCGGTGGGCGAGGAGCACCTGCTCCTGTTCCGCTACGCCCCGACCGAGCGTTTCGCCCTGCCCCTGGACGTGGTGCAGCGGATCGAGCGGGTGAAGCGCGACGATATCGCCACGGTCGGAGGACGCCGGGTCCTGCAGTACAAGGGGGGCATCCTGCCCCTGCTGGCCCTGGACGACGTGGCCCAGGTGGGGGTGCCCGACGAGGACGCCGAGCCGGTGGTGCTCGTGGTGCGGCTGCCGGGCCGATCGGCGGGCCTGCTGGCCACCGGCCCGGTGGACGCGTACCAGGGGCGCATCGAGGTGGACCGGGAGACCCTGGTCCAGGCGGGCATCGCGGGATCCACGGTGATCGAAGGCGAGACGGTTTTGGTGGTGGACGTGGTGGACGTGGCCCGCCGTTCCTACCCGGACTGGTTCCAGGCGTACGAGGCCGAGGAGACCGACGCCCGGGAAGGGGCCACCCTGCTCGTGGCGGAGGACTCGGCCTTTTTCCGGGGGCAGGTGGCCGGGTTCTTCCGTGAGGCCGGCTACGCGGTGCTCGAGGCGGAGGACGGCCAGGAGGCGTGGGACATCCTGTGCCGGGAAGGGGAGAGGATCGATGCCGTGGTCACCGACATCGAGATGCCCAACATGGACGGACTGGCCCTGACCCGCAAGATCCGGGCCGACGAGCGGTTCCGGCACCTGCCGGTGGTCGCGCTAACCACGTTGGCGGAGGACGAGGACATCGCCAGGGGCCGGGAGGCTGGGGTGACCGACTACCAGGTGAAGCTGGACCGGGACGAGCTCCTGGCCAGCGTGGCCCGCATTCTGCGCACGGAGGAATACGCATGA
- a CDS encoding STAS domain-containing protein produces the protein MSVIEQRENAVRVRPEPGLVASVAEDLKPRLLEAVRAGAVEVVFDLAGIDQIDSLGIGLLIATHNTVTPKGGRVRVVGTSPEVARLLRSMRLDRHLALEPGPDGSG, from the coding sequence ATGAGCGTGATCGAGCAAAGGGAGAACGCGGTGCGGGTGCGGCCGGAGCCGGGGCTGGTGGCCTCGGTGGCCGAGGACCTGAAGCCCCGCCTGCTCGAGGCCGTGCGGGCCGGGGCGGTGGAGGTGGTGTTCGACCTGGCGGGGATCGACCAGATCGACTCCCTCGGGATCGGGCTGCTGATCGCCACCCACAACACGGTCACCCCCAAGGGGGGGCGGGTGAGGGTCGTGGGGACGAGCCCGGAGGTGGCTCGGCTCCTGAGATCGATGCGGCTCGATCGACACCTGGCGCTGGAGCCGGGGCCGGACGGCTCCGGTTGA
- a CDS encoding ATP-binding protein codes for MTDPGGTRRFRVRIDPDYRAVDRVVEAVGALLPPEACRRASFGFRLALREALVNAVRHGCKRGGGSGVDVEVTVGPQRWEARVADDGPGFDWRPHLERVPVPTASEGRGIALIRLYGDEVEFIGRGNEIRIVCRPEPADLATEVRE; via the coding sequence ATGACCGATCCGGGGGGGACCCGCCGGTTCCGGGTGCGCATCGACCCCGACTACCGGGCCGTGGACCGGGTCGTGGAGGCGGTGGGGGCCTTGTTGCCACCGGAAGCATGCCGGAGGGCCAGCTTCGGGTTCCGGTTGGCGCTGCGGGAGGCTTTGGTGAACGCCGTGCGCCACGGCTGCAAGCGGGGGGGAGGATCGGGGGTGGATGTGGAGGTCACCGTGGGCCCGCAGCGGTGGGAGGCCCGGGTGGCGGACGACGGACCTGGCTTCGACTGGAGACCCCATCTGGAAAGGGTGCCGGTCCCGACCGCATCCGAGGGCCGGGGGATCGCCCTGATTCGACTCTACGGGGACGAGGTGGAGTTCATCGGGCGGGGAAACGAGATCCGGATCGTCTGCCGGCCCGAACCGGCGGACCTGGCGACGGAGGTGAGGGAATGA
- a CDS encoding PP2C family protein-serine/threonine phosphatase — protein sequence MLVAHPDAGVRDRIRRELASRGFAVLTAAPEEARYLVESEGVEVVLTSAPLPDPPEDVDGAAWVCLGCRADGMDDAVPADPDLDALADRIRLHVAYRRRWSAHRRRETRKTGSLTAAQRRLLPRPGEVPGVRFGAVYAPALEAGGDFYDVVPLAHGSFGVLVADTVGHDLGASYVTGALKSITALAVARDPHPAAVLGLLNEGLRPVLGDGRYVTALFARVDVVRGLLTLASAGHPSPLWVPLNGSPRFLEARGDVLGVYPRIDTPELRVPAPPGSRLYAFSDGLVEAVARSVGERQRVAGILESVAEEVRSYPVELAVAEIASRLVGEGEGQTDDIVLLGVEV from the coding sequence GTGCTCGTGGCCCATCCGGACGCCGGGGTCCGGGATCGGATCCGGCGCGAGCTGGCCTCCCGGGGGTTCGCGGTGCTCACGGCTGCGCCGGAAGAGGCCCGGTACCTCGTGGAGTCCGAAGGGGTGGAGGTGGTTCTCACCTCCGCCCCCCTGCCGGACCCTCCGGAGGACGTGGACGGAGCGGCGTGGGTGTGCCTGGGCTGCCGGGCCGACGGCATGGACGACGCGGTGCCGGCCGACCCGGACCTGGACGCCCTGGCGGACCGGATCCGCCTTCACGTGGCCTATCGCCGCAGGTGGTCGGCCCACCGAAGGCGTGAGACCCGCAAGACCGGTTCCCTCACGGCGGCCCAACGGCGACTCCTTCCCCGCCCCGGCGAGGTGCCCGGGGTGCGGTTCGGCGCGGTGTACGCGCCCGCCCTCGAGGCCGGCGGCGACTTCTACGACGTGGTCCCGTTGGCCCACGGGTCGTTCGGTGTGCTGGTGGCGGACACCGTGGGCCATGACCTGGGGGCCTCGTACGTGACCGGCGCGCTGAAGAGCATCACGGCCCTGGCCGTGGCTCGCGACCCCCACCCCGCCGCGGTTCTGGGGCTCCTGAACGAGGGGCTGCGGCCGGTCTTGGGGGACGGGCGGTACGTGACCGCCCTGTTTGCCCGGGTGGACGTGGTGCGGGGTCTCCTCACCCTGGCCTCCGCAGGGCATCCCTCTCCCCTGTGGGTCCCGCTGAACGGGTCGCCCCGGTTCCTCGAGGCCCGGGGCGACGTATTGGGGGTGTACCCCCGGATCGATACCCCGGAGCTCCGGGTACCGGCCCCCCCCGGGTCGCGGCTCTACGCCTTCAGCGACGGGCTCGTGGAGGCGGTGGCCCGGTCCGTGGGCGAGCGCCAGAGGGTGGCCGGCATCCTCGAATCCGTGGCCGAGGAGGTCCGGTCTTACCCGGTGGAGCTGGCCGTGGCCGAGATCGCGTCGCGGCTGGTGGGGGAGGGGGAGGGCCAGACGGACGACATCGTGCTGTTGGGAGTGGAGGTGTAG